Sequence from the Agrococcus sp. SL85 genome:
TGGGCTCGTCGAAGAGCATGACCTTGGGCTTCATCGCGAGCGAGCGGGCGATGGCCACGCGCTGCTGCTGTCCGCCGGAGAGCTGCGCGGGGTACTTGTCGGCCTGGTGGCCGACGCCGACGCGGTCGAGGAGGGCGCGCGCCTCCTGCTCGGCCTCCTTGCGCGAGAGGCCGCGGACCTTGACGGGGCCGAGCGTGACGTTCTCGAGGATCGTCTTGTGCGCGAAGAGGTTGAACGACTGGAAGACCATGCCGACCTCGGCGCGGAGCTTCGCGAGCGCCTTGCCCTCGGAGGGCAGCTCCTTGCCGTCGATGCGGATCGAGCCGCTCGTGATCGTCTCGAGCCGGTTGATCGAGCGGCAGAGCGTCGACTTGCCGGAGCCCGAGGGTCCGATGACGACGACCACCTGCCCCTGCTCGACGGAGAGGGTGATGTCCTTGAGGGCGTGGAACTCGCCGTAGTGCTTCTCGACGCGCTCGAGCTCGACCAGGGGCTGCATGGTTGCCATCCAAGCACGACCTGTCTCGGAGCCATGACCGGTCGCGGCATTCGCAACGAAACGGTTACACGCGTGCGCGCGCCCGCGGGCGGAGGACGGCCGGCTCAGCGGCGCTGGGCGAAGGCGCTCTGGTAGAGGCAGACCGAGGCGGCCGTCGCGAGGTTCAGCGACTCCGCCTCCCCGTAGACCGGCAGGCGGACGGCGCGGTCGGCGAGCGCGAGGGTCGCGTCGTCGAGGCCGCGCGCCTCGTTGCCGAAGAGCCAGGCCGTCGGGCCCGCGAGGCCGCCGTCCCGGTCGAGGGCGACGAGGTCCTCCCCCGACACGTCGGCGGCCAGCACCGCGAGGCCCGCGCGGCGCACGGCCTCGATCGCGTCGGCGGTCTCGGCGCCGACCGCGACGTCGACGTGGAAGAGCGAGCCCGTCGTGGAGCGCACGACCTTGGGGCTGTAGGGGTCGACGGAGTTGGCGGTCACGACGACCGCCGAGGCGCCGGCCGCGTCCG
This genomic interval carries:
- a CDS encoding amino acid ABC transporter ATP-binding protein — its product is MATMQPLVELERVEKHYGEFHALKDITLSVEQGQVVVVIGPSGSGKSTLCRSINRLETITSGSIRIDGKELPSEGKALAKLRAEVGMVFQSFNLFAHKTILENVTLGPVKVRGLSRKEAEQEARALLDRVGVGHQADKYPAQLSGGQQQRVAIARSLAMKPKVMLFDEPTSALDPEMINEVLDVMVGLAKEGMTMIVVTHEMGFARKAADRVVFMADGEVVEEATPEEFFTNPRTPRAKDFLSKLITH